In the Ptychodera flava strain L36383 chromosome 1, AS_Pfla_20210202, whole genome shotgun sequence genome, TATTGTAGACAAAACCACTAACCTGGGAGGGGGGGACAGGGAGAGGAAAAGCAACATTTACCATGCTTTAGATTTGAATTCCTgtatatgctgaaattttggtCTTTTAAATCATCATGTGATAGcctttgaaatgaaatattatggAGAAAATCAAATAAGGCCAGTAAAGTGTTCCTCGAAAATCGCCTCTACTTACgccaattttcaataattttaaataGTAGAAAATCAAGGCATTTTTGTTGTGCACATTTCTACATTTATTAATCGTCTTCTGAAATGCTAAGAATTTGTTCTGCCAACACTGCCTGTATATCATGTATATAATGGATCTATTATTTGGACAGTTTGTCAAATCTAGACCCGACATTAGTAACAATGTAACTAGTAGaagattttgttgttttgttaaaaaaaaaaaaaaaaaaaaaaaattgctcgtTTCCTATGTAGCTTTGTCAAAATGATGGGCAAACTAAATTTTGTTCTCTGGTGAAAGAGGTTTTAATGTTAATAGGAATACTTACTTCAGCATTATCATATGTGCCTGGTGCAATGTTCGGAAGTGATTCTGAGTTCAGTATGACTCCTACACGAGTTGGAGGTACACTGGTTGGAAAGAGAGCTCTGTTCTGTGTCGTGCCAAAGGATACATTACTTGTCTTCTCTCGACCCAGTAGGGCTATGtaaataaagaaacaaacaaacaaacaaataaataaatacagtcAAAACTGCATCTGTTGGTCACATAAAGAATAAAATGACAGTTGATTatgaaaatatcacaattaTTTTTACTATACTGTAAAGCAATTCGTGTAGGCATTTTCCTAttaagaaggaaaaaaaatgaactttAAACTTTGGGTTTGAAATTACTTTACCTACAATGCTATTCAATCACATTACTATTCCAAACTATTTCTATTCCAGCCAGAATCGTGGTACTTTACACAACACATTGCGATGTAACCAAGTGCTTCTGATCGCCAGTATTGTCTGTTCAACTTTGCATTGCAGTGTTGGTATACAGGGCTTTGCGGCTTTAATGTGTTTGTTTTACTGAATAGCCCCTGGACAGTAAAATCTCCTTTCCAAACATCGTCGCCCGAGCCACGGTTACTCTCCAAGCGATGTGGTTTTTCTATTAAATAAAATTCCTAAAATGACCTCAATGTCGAAGCTAGTGATGCTTCATGTTATTGATGGATTTACACACTGTGGAAGTTTCAGTCGCTGCTGTCAAACAATCTAAGTCGTCTATACGACTGAACAAACACAACTTGGTTGAGTATGTCATGAAGAAACAGGACAAAAAGTCACTGTCGATTTTCAACGGAGTTCCTGACCACATTTACCATATTTATTGCTACGTGTTTTATCTGGTTTTCAATTTACCATCCGGCGCTACATATGGACAGGGCTTGCGACGGTATCGTAAAATGtattgtgtggataaaataccAGCGGCGTGTGTCGACGCCCAGCCAGCGCCAAAGGGGCAAAATGGCGACATTTTCCAACTCAAGGTTGTAGATGATTGGTATGTGCATGCAGTCGTGATGGAGTTCAAGTATCGTAACGGCAAGACAAggcaagagaatgtcaagacgtGTTGCCTCGGATACTATCGACTAACTGTCAAGTCGAGAAGTTCAAATAAACAAATGGCTTCGTACTGATTAGACGGCCGTCTCTTGGTCTCACTGATAACAACTGTTTTGTTGTTGACTCAAAGTACAATGATTACGCTACTTGTAGAGTAGCTTTCACGAAAGGCCTGCGCCAAACAGCGAACCGCTACCCGAATCTACTTTTATCCTTGACAAAGAATTCTTTTACGTGAGAATACTCTGCTAACGTAATATGGTTTGAAGAGAGCGAGACTTACCTTCCAAAGACGTTGCCATTTTTTCGTTCATTGGCAACTCGAAGTGTGGCCACCGTGTCCTAAGCCCTTCAACATCTGCATGTATAACTGATCAAACACACACAATTTGCATCGCCACTTGTTTGGGCGTCTTGTTGCTATGGTAGACCGTCCTTTTACGACTGTCGTAATAAAATGTCAATAGAGGCAATAGTCATACTTTATAACCCCTCCAATTATTAATCTTACACTGATCTGTTATTTGTTTGATTATGAAAACACAACGTGCGGTAAGAAATCGactaaatatgaaaaatttagGCAAATTTAATTTTACGTTCGCAGGAGGCCACCGTCTTACGATaatatgttttatatttataaatgtCATCGTTGAGGGCGTAAATCCAGCATGGCTGCCACGAACGGGGAAGACGCAATTTTGGTCCGCCGATActtcagcaacacaaaacagCTTCAACACTGATGCCCGAAAAGTTTCGTTAAACTACAAGAAAAACGAAGTTTTATACTAACTTAAAACAGAGAAAGCGCTCAGTTTCTGATGCGCATCTGACAAGGAGTAGTCTCAGAGAAAACTGACAGGACGGGTGTTGTGTGCCCAGGGGGACATCAATCATGGCCACCACGTCAAGCGAGGAAGTTCTGCTGGTGGTAAACAACGTCCGTCAAAAGAAGAGAGATGGATCACTTTACCTAATGGCAGAAAGGATAGGCTGGATGGAAAGTGGCAGGGAAATGTTTTCCATCAGCCATTTATATGCAGACATTAAGAGTAAGTGGCTTTGACATGAGCGATCGCACAACACGAGTTCAGCAAGCTTGCGTAAGACTATGGCCTCGACCGGTTTTCTTTTATCAGTTGAAATTCCCTCGACGAGCAAGAGCGTGTGACCTTCTTTTGGAAAATCACATGTCCAATCGTATCAATGCGCACAACAACATCCTTCAAATACGATATATTCTGCTCTGCTGAGGTACAAAAACCTTAAAATTTGTTGTAAGTGTAATTATCATGTTTTGATCTTTTGTACCAAAGTACTCCTTGCCAGAGGACACTGATCGCACGATAAACATCGACACAGTATGTCGTAATCCACGTTAAATGATGCACCGCCTTTAACGTGGACAGAAATAGTTATTCAAATGCGTTATTGAACTTGAAGCGTACAGGTTCCTGTAggggggtccagacacttcgcaccaaaaccagttcgccccacacaacttcgtcccaaaaccatttcgtaccaaaatcacctcgtcccaagtactacttcgcccaaccccacttcgccccaagtacaacatcgtactaaaaccacttcccCCTAAGTATagtaccgtcaactcgtcctgaaaCAACGATGTCACAACGTATCATAAGGTTGTTTTTACctacaacttggaagcattaatgtgttaggacattttggctaccacgaaccatttattgttgcatgaaaccataatcgatagaataagaaaaaaacacgcaaatgctacaactcaggtgccgtgCGTGGAAATGCACGATGTCAATTTCGCGAAatgcgtacactttcaagatttcagtcccaggATGACAGGAAGgaggttattttcagctttaccagttagcgataagtttcgggcaaagtggtttggggGACATGACTTCtagggcgaagtggttttggtacgaggttgttttggtgcgaagtggttttggtgcgaaacggtatgggacgagattgtatggtgcgaagtggttttggtgcgaagtgtctgggaaccccTGTAGGACAATAATAACTCACATGAGTCAAACCCTTGAGCCCCATGGCACGACAGATGGCGAGAAAAATTGCAAAAGTCTGTTGTTCTTTTAgactttttcaacaaaatggaGATAATAATAAAAATGGCAAAGTTTGAACTTTAATATTACATGCAACAATGTGTCATTTAAGTAATAAAGAAAATTGTTGCAAAGGAACCTTATTGTGTGTAATGATGTATCAAATGTATGGAAATTTGATATTCATCGGAAATTTGTGACAAAAAGttttttgcacaaaatgatgaaaagtgTACATCTTTGTTGTCATTATCGTAAAGTAcattattgaaatcaaatgccaagGGATGTGATGACAGTCTACAGCATGAAACACAGATACACTAAACCATCCGGATTTGTCTAAATTTCTGTCAGCAGCAGCAAGGGTAGCACACGTGtacatttagtaacaaaccttcTAGTGATCAAGGTTGTTTAGAAAAGTGGGAGGGCTGTTTTACACGTAATTTTTATGCACTGAAATTTGTACGAGGTCAATTTGACAATCTTTTTTTTAGGAAAAGCACAAATGGACCAAAAAGGGAAGCTGGAGATTAGGTTAATGAGAAAGGAAATCAAATGTCCAGTTAATTTTAACTCATTTGCAATccacattttcttttgtcttcagTGCAAAAAATAAGTCCTGAGGGAAAATCCAAGGTACAGTTACAGTTGATATTGCATGATGGCAGtgccaatacctttcatttTGCCCATCCTGACTCACAAGCCAAGGCATTGCAAGACAGAAACGATGTCAAAGAATTGCTTCAACAGTTACTGCCACGGTTTAAAAGTAAAGCCAACAAAGAACTGGAAGAGAAAAATAGGTAAGCAGGAAATGGattctgaaatatttgtacAGGAGTTCAGAAAATATGGAAAGACACCCAACCTTCAAAGAAAAGGAAccatcaaaatatgatattttgtttCCCGTATTGGAGGTAGTAACTGGGCAATAGAATGATTTTGAATTATATAAAAGAGTTCTTTCGTTCATGTTCCTGTGGCACTGCTTCTAAGTTACATTTCTGATTTATATACCGGTACTTTAAACCCAAATCCTGCTGTCTTATTCCTCATGCACATGCTTTGTGCACGGTCCCTCTACCAGAGGGACCGTGCTTTGTGCAACTGGTATTTAATTCTAATGCTCTTTCAAGTATAACTctacatatattaaaagtttaccacTTGAATTATCTTTCAATTGTATGTTTAAAAGTCACCTCTAGAATATCACCTGTCTCGTCCCCCACACAGTTATTTGAAAAACCTGGAGGCTTGTCTCTTTGAGAAAGCTTTCTgacatttgtaattttgaacGTTATCTTGGAATTGTGtctttgttttgcaaatgtttCATTCATTTCAAAGAATTCTCTTCTCCTTCACAACAATCATCCTGAATTGATTACAGAATGCTGCAAGAAGATCCAGAGTTGTTTCAGCTTTACAAAGACCTCGTTATGAGTGGAGTTATCTCAGCTGATGAATTCTGGTCCAACAGAACTTCAGTGAGTTTGCTTTTTCAttgaattggaaatgaaataaTGTAATAGAAATATCTAGATTACagtatttcagacattttatttctgtattttgtctttAAACCAAACAACTGATGATGACACAGCAGTATTGCAGCATTTTCCACTTGTAGTCACTTCAACTTGTGCTCAACAATATCAGCCATGGCCATATGTTCTTGTCCTTTCTCTGTACTTATTGGTAAAATTTTAGAAGTTATGGTTGTTAAAATTGCAATTTGTTGTgctgctttaaaatgagctttaGTGTGCTAGGATGTCATCTCTTGCCTCTTTGTGACATGCAAAGCTTAAGTCATAATCTATTTTCTCTTTCTCAGAATCAGACGTCATCTCAGAAAGCACAGCAAGATGTCGGTGTGTCGGCGGCATTTCTTGCTGATATCAAACCACAAACTGATGGATGCAATGGTTTGAAGTATAACCTGACAGCTGATATCATAGAGTCAATTTTCAGAACTTATCCTGCAGGTGAGGTCAATATGAGTCTTGATTTGTCTATATTAGAAATATTCTGCAGGTTAGGGTCAATATTAGAACTTCTCTCACATGTAATGATTAGAATGTGGTACTCAATGTCATCAAAGGGGCTTTATTTGTATCGCCTTCTGTCTTAACTTGTAAACTAATGACTATAAGAATATACTCTGTAACAATAACAAGAATGTGTTttgatggaaaaaatgagatCAAAGTACAATTATCGGTAGTGCGCAAATCTTATACGTTGTATTCAGAAATTACTTCTGTCAAAGGTCTACAAAGAAGGTTAAAGGTTAAGAATTAGAGTACTGGTATATAGGAAGTAGCAGTTTAATGGAGGGTATTtagtttattttcgtaataaaaaaaaaaattaagtggaTCAATGGTCAACGTGTGAGATCAACAGTGCAGTGAAGAGTTGGAGTATATAGGAAGtgaaaggtcagaggtcagagATTCAGTTAGCTGGAGATCATATACCCAATCAGGGCTTGAAATTAGCGGTGGTCTTGCATCAAATGACCACCATTTTTCCGTGCTTGACCTCCAAATTCTGTAACTGGCGGTCATTTTGACcaccatggaaaaaaattagtATTTCAGCGGTTGCCGGTTTGTCTGATGGTATGGCGAGGGCACCGTTTCATCAATACAACATTGCAATTGGCCTTGAAGAAATTGATACACATAACATTTCGTTCCTTTTTGTGGCGCATGGCCTTCACAGGTGCCAATAaactaaatttcattttgcaacatttatgcaaatatttcttgCGAcggaaaaattattcaaaatccTTCTACTTATCATTACAAAACATTAGACAACGCAGCGATCACTTTGAAACTCTGGCAAGTATAAAAATACGATTGCAAGATAGACAACATGAACGAATTGTGCCACCTGTTTGCATGTTATTTGGGTTCCAATAAAGCCCGAGTCAGTAGTGAGAAGTTGTTGGCAAAATCAGTATATTTTTATCCAAcatcggtattatttttttttatctacTGTACAGACATGTATTTTTTGGGTACAGCCATGTTCAGAGACTCCCACCATAACATTGACCTCTCTTTTCATGAATACAAAAAGCCTGATAATATGATTCAgttcaaaaaaacattttgactaCCAGTTTCCTTAAAATTAccaccaaatttaaaatgtggtgGTCAAAATGACTACCAGGATAaaatgttaaccctttgaacccgactcggacataaatgtccgatgacgtcatagagtaccagggggtcagggtgcaaagggttaatttcaagccctgccaatacagtttaaaaaaatatttatattaagAGTGGGCAAGTTGTAGGCTGAAGGAACATAATAATTGTAACGGTCATAGTCCTGGAGAAAATGGGACCTGCCTATATCTCTTATTGAGGCATTGAAGCGTTGAAGACAAGTGGTCTGTAGAGTAATCAACTGGTAAATGTGCTGGCTTTAGCAAAAACCAGTTTTAGCACTAATGGAACATATGGTTTGCACACTACTGATAATTGTACTTTGatctcattttttccatcaaAACACAGACAGTCTCTTGTTATTGTTACAGAGCATACATGTATGGTCAATAGTGTATAATTCAAAGTTAGACTGACATGCAGCTCATCATGACATGTCATCCTTTCACAGCTTTGTTACCTCTCACTGATTTGGTTTGATCCCAAACCCAATGTTGTCAATTGTGATTGTTGATCTGTGTATAGAGATTTAGAGGTGGACAGTCCAATAAGATTTCTGTGAGTGATGATAAACTGAAAATTAGTGTCTGTTTTTCATGGATTCACTTGCCGCTGTCCCCTTCAGAATTTTCACACACAAACAGTTCTTCTCATTTACAGAATAGCCATAGCAGGTGGGTCTTTCAGTAAACAGAATATGataaaagtgattatttgtCAGTTAAAGAATCTTTTAACCGTCATTTGCAGTGAAAAAGAAACATGCAGAGAATGTTCCAGACCAGATATCAGAGAGTGAATTCTGGACAAGATTTTTCCAGTCTCACTATTTCCACAGAGACAGAATCAATGCCGGCACCAAGGATCTCTTCACGGATTGTGCAAAGAGTGACGAGAAAGGTGAGCCTTGCTCTTTTGTAGACCATTATTTCCACTATTCTATGGTTACTTCCTTGGACTCTGTTGTCAGTAACTTTGAATGTTTGTGTACAAAACTGTGATAGTGGTTTGCTTCGTATAAATAGTGTTTAgcatatgcatattttaatcTTCTTAAtcttttaatctttaaaatttgtttgaaagttAGATTGGTATTCATAGAGGTAGAAATAGGAAGATAATTTCCTGAAATTCTGTGAAATTCAGACTCCTTTCCGACTTCCTTGATCAGCAGCATTTGAATAACTACCTTCCTTATCCCTCTTCACTCGTTACCCAGAAATGAAGAAAACTTTAACCAAACAGATCCAGGATCCACTCTTAGATCTGACAGGGATGGATGATAAATCCCTTGATGAAGTGAGTATCATACAAAGAATCGATAGATTTGAAGAAGAACACACAAGGATATTGAAAGTGGCAGGTTTTGTCCACATAGCCAAAATCCCAAATCAATTTGCCTTTATTATTtgatagttttctcatacaacATGCACATTCCTGTAACTATGTCTCCAAAGGCATAGTTTTCTGTTATCACATGGTTAGTCGTTGTCACATGACTGCAAGTGCCACAGGTAGTGCTTTATTGCCATGTAAAAGCCATGACTTGGGTTTTACAACTGAATATTGCAAATGAAGGGAACCACAAGAATTTGTAGTGTGTTTTTTTCCgtgaaaaactaaaaaaactCTTTATGTTGAGGGATGCGAAACTGAGAATTTACTTCCTTTGGCCTCATTGTATGCTTTAGATCTCAAAAGATACAACATTTGTCAGGTTATTTAAGGGATCTTAGAGAGACAAATGACTCTACGGTGTGACGGAATGGCAGTTCAGTGAGTGAAGGAATGGCAGTTCATAGTGTGATCATTACATTGCAGGGTTATGGAGTGGGACTTGGAGATAAAGTGTCTACCAATGTCAGTAACAGCAACCTCATCAAGAGATTTAATCTACATAATACAAGAGTACTCAGTGCTTCACAGAAAATCGGGTAAGTTCCTGCAGAGCTCTTTAACATACACAAAAATTCAACCTTCTCACTCCGAAGGGGCTGTGGTCAATTCAAAGCACACATTAGGAAACAAGAGCTGTTCAATGAATTGatgttagggggggggggggggattgggTTTGGGGGGGGTTGTCTTACTTACCGTACTCATCCGAGTGTAAGCCCCCTGCTCATGTGTAAGCCCTATTCAACTGTATGTAGCATCTGTCCCCTAAAACAAATACTAGGGATGTACCACAGTCTGCTGATAACTGGTAGGTATTTCAGAACTGTTTTTTTATTAACATGATATAATGAGTATTGTGCTTGCAATGTACTGTACTTGTCCTAAAATATCCTTTCTAATTTCTTTCCACAGTGCAAACATACAACTCAGCAATAGTGAAAACAAACCAGGTACAAATTTAAGTATAACAGCCAATCAAAACAGCACTGCCAATAACGTTCAGAACGGTGGAAGTAGCAACGCCAGTATCAGCActagcagtagtagtagtagcagtAGCGGTAGTAGCAGTAGTACTAAAACTCAGGGTGAAGAAGTTCAGCTGAAGAGAAAGAGGATAAAGGAATCCATTGAATACGAGGACCTGGCCTCCAAGAAGGCCCCggaaactgtgtcactgaactTGGACAAGACTGATCGCTATCACCACGGCCCCATGCCGGTGAGAGCAATGAACTATGCAACCAGTGATGAAATGTTACACGCAATTCACAGCGTCAGGGAAGATATGGTGGATGCCAGGCCAACACTGATTCAGGTATGTGTGAGGCAGAGTCTGATAGGTATACATTGAAGACAAGCCTTCACAGAGTATCAATAGTTTACACCTGTTTGTATTCACCTCAGAATGATGATACAGCAGTAACATCTGGGCTGTATGTAGTTCATATGCCTGGCTATGCTACAGTAGATTGCATGCCCAACCCTAACCTCTGGACGTGATTGATTTTACTTTGCTCAGGGGTACATTTCTGCACAGCCACTGTTGACGTCAATACATAAACATCAGTTGATATCAATATCCTACAACATGCGCTATATAGTAGAGTAAAAAAATGCATGCTGGGATAGGAACCTGTATTGTCTTAGGGAGTTTACAGAAAGAAGGCCATGTGACGCGCCTTTTGTCTATAATGTGTACTTTTAgtgcatacatgtaaaatactcATGTTGAGATTCCGCAATCTTGGGGACAAGACTATATAGACATGTAAATATCTTGTGCTATTTATCGTACCTCAAGACTCCAAAGGTATCAAAGTATCTACCCAGTATGCTTTCTGTGTAACACATCCTTTATGTAACACAGTTCGTGCAGTCTAGTGATGCTCTACAGACTCTCAGACAAAACCAATTCAATGCCCTTTGAAAACAGGGTGCTTTTCAAATGTTGTGTACAGTATGTGAAAGTTGTCATGAATATTATTGTCAACTGAGGCTGTGCAGAAatcctgctgatgtgcagcgtgctcagAAGGTTATATATGATTGGTGGATTGTCACTACTCACAGCAACTTACAGAGTCtctttgtattattcaattataacgaTAAGATTCAGCTGACCAATCAGATAACATCTTCCGAGAAATGTACTCATCATTATGACTTGCCACACACAATTATCATCCACCAAATGTTATAAAGGAACTACCAACAAAGGATTGAAAAAGCAAATTTATCCAggtacaaaaaaatacagataacCCAGTCTTCTGCACAGATTACATATTACTAATTTGCCTATTATTTTGTCTCCTAAAgtaattattttgtgaaaacttGATTACAGGCCATCCATCCAGGCACAGCTGCTGGTGTTGTCAGTGAGCTATCACCAGGGGGCGCTCTCATGCACAGTCAGAGCCACCAGGCGGTACACTGTAAGTGACTACATCATTGCAAGACacttcaatctgattaaaatccaatGTAAAGATGGGTCCGTAGTTTATGctattgtatttatttttctgcattgctcctctcactacatctgaacCTGAGCCACAGGAAATCCTGTAAATCTCGCATTTTCCAAAGCCAAACAGAATGTGCATTACAGAAAGTGCTGGGGGAGAGGATAGCAAATGAACCCAAACAACATGGTGACGTACAGTGCACAGCCTAATGCACTGAGAAAGCCACTCCCTGATTGGTTGAGTATTTTCACAGGTTCAGATGTAGTGAGGGGAGGACTGCAGGAAAATGAAGACTGTAATACGACAGTGTAATACACCAATCAATTTTTATATGGCATTTTTATCAGATTGCAAGTAGCTTTTAGTTTAAAGAATCTAAAGAGACTTTTTTGATTATGACATGGCTAATCTTTGATTCATTGTATAAAAAGTTGGTTTGTACCTATGTATCTACAGTACGGTGTCATTGAATCTTTTATTTTCTGCATTCATGGAGAGAACTCCCAAGGAATAGTCAAGTACACATAAATTCATGAGCTGTTTTGGTAAATTTTTTGCGAACTTGGGCTAAAAATGGGATATAGAAAACTTTGATGTCTGTAATTCATTATTCAGTTGTTATCATTTACCTGTGTATTGTAATTTAATCTGCCATTTATCAGAAACCTTTGTCTCTGAAGTCCTCCATGCCAGCAGTGCTGATGACTTGTTGCTGTATTGAACTCCATAGGTGCCTTGTAATTATGCTAATAATAATGCTTATGTACCAGTTGAAACAGTCTTAAAAATGCCACTTGATGAACACTCTTGGCTCTTCATATGACATGTGCAGTGTGTCACGCCAAGTGTGGCTGATAGGTTCTGATCGGGCTAATCCATCGCAGTTTTGGTTCATCAGCAAGCTGTTATGCAAACCTACTAGCACCTTGATCAGGGTCTTTTCTAACCAGCTGTCTTACCTCCTGAGATACAAGACAAATTATTAATTACTTTGCATTGAGATCTTAACTTCTGTAACCTCCCGCATAGACTGGTCACAACCTATGGGCAATGTCTCTCCTTCCCTGAGTCCCCCAACATCTTCAACAGAGACATATTGCCACCATCTTACGGTACTTGCCCTTTTCATTTTGCACTGTTAATCTCAAACAGGAAAACCAGAAGGGAAATGAAAGGGTTAACACACTGGAGATAGATCAGAGAAGAGTAGGCACAAGAGTAAAAGTGGTCCAACTTTATTCATTGAAAGTAACAATGAAAACCTATCCCTGTTACCGCCAT is a window encoding:
- the LOC139140401 gene encoding general transcription factor IIH subunit 1-like produces the protein MATTSSEEVLLVVNNVRQKKRDGSLYLMAERIGWMESGREMFSISHLYADIKMQKISPEGKSKVQLQLILHDGSANTFHFAHPDSQAKALQDRNDVKELLQQLLPRFKSKANKELEEKNRMLQEDPELFQLYKDLVMSGVISADEFWSNRTSNQTSSQKAQQDVGVSAAFLADIKPQTDGCNGLKYNLTADIIESIFRTYPAVKKKHAENVPDQISESEFWTRFFQSHYFHRDRINAGTKDLFTDCAKSDEKEMKKTLTKQIQDPLLDLTGMDDKSLDEGYGVGLGDKVSTNVSNSNLIKRFNLHNTRVLSASQKIGANIQLSNSENKPGTNLSITANQNSTANNVQNGGSSNASISTSSSSSSSSGSSSSTKTQGEEVQLKRKRIKESIEYEDLASKKAPETVSLNLDKTDRYHHGPMPVRAMNYATSDEMLHAIHSVREDMVDARPTLIQAIHPGTAAGVVSELSPGGALMHSQSHQAVHLLYSQEVQAELKNLYSALCELLRHFWSCFPVASKFLEEKVMRMKTNLERFQAAKLNPFKEKLVSQHMNVSVVNHMEELLETANGKFTSWQVKRSGVR